The sequence AAGAGAGAATATGAAAATGATGCTAATGCCAAGCATGGTATCTTATGTGGATTGTCTAAAGATGTATTTGTTAAAATAATGCATTTTAGTTCCTAGAAACAAGTTTGGGACAAACTTAACAACATTTACCATGGTAATGATAAAGTAAAACAAGCTAAGATTCAAACTCTTAGGGCTAAGTTTGAAGGAATGAAGATGCATGATGAAGAAAAGGTTGCAGATTATTTCGttagagttgatgaatctatcaatGCAATTAGAGGATTAGTAGAAGACATAGAAGATAAGGATATAGTCCAAAAGGTGATGAGGTCTCTTCCCTCTAAATATGATTCTAAGTTATCAGCCATAGAGGAACTTAAGGAGTTGAATACATTGACTATGGATGATCTTCATGGGATACTCATTGCTTATGAAATGAGAGCTTGTAGTGATGAAACTATTCATAAGGAGAGTGCTTTTAAAGttgagaagaagaataaagaaactCAAAAAGGGGTTAGGAAAATACAAGGGCAAACTACTTTTAAATGCTTTAATTATGGTAAGCTTGGTCACTTTTCTGCAAATTGTCCTTTGGATGATAGTGACAAAGAAAATTTAGAATCTTTCTCTAAGCAGAGAACCTTAAATATAAAGAAAAAGTTTCCCCTCAAGCTTAAGAAAAGTTTATATGCTAAAGGTGATGTGACTGATAGTAATGCAGAAGAGTCAATGGATGATGAATCTGAATTTTTGTTTATGACTACTGAATGTCTTGCAGGAAATCAGGGTCTTAATGATGTTGTGTTGTCAGATGTTGAAGGATAAAGTGAACTTGACTTAGAAGGTGAGATAATTTGTGCTCTTAAAGAAGTCAAAAAAGTTAAAAAAGGAACTTTGTTTACAAGAGAATCAAGCTGCAACTTTCGTAAATAAACTTAACTCTCTTGAAATACTAGCAACCAATTTAACAAGAAAAATTGATGAGCAAAAAAGAATTGCAGATGAGACAAAAGAAAACTTAGCAAGTAAAAATGAATCTTGTAAAAAACTGGAAGCAAAGATAATAGTTTTAAAAAGAAAACTTGAAAGATATGATAAAATAAGATTAGAAGATATCTTTAGTACATAGAGGAAAGACAACAACATATCTGGTATAGGGTTTGAAATTGGTCAAATTCTAAATAGCAACAACAAAAATATCCTATATGAAAGTTTTGGGtctcaagaaaagaaagaagattaTTCTAAATCACTCACATCTCatgaaaatgtttcaaaatcaGCTTCACCAAAATTGTAAACATAGTAGAAATATCATTCCAAGATCTTCATGACAACAAAAATCCAATTATTTGTGGAAGTCTCAGTCACGGTTTTATGGTTGTTGTTTCTTTTGTAATATGTTTGGACATAAAGCATCAAACTGCTGGTTCTCATAAAGACAATAttcaattcttggttttcattattTGATAAGTGATTCAAGTCTGAAAAACTTAGAGACTCAAATCTTATAATCAATAAGTGATTCTTACTTTCATGTAATTACTTTTATTGACAGAAACTCAAAAgattataaatttttattgaatccttcATCACCGATTCATCCCCTCCATCTAAGTGACAGTAGTATtcccttcaattggtattagagaaggttGTCGTACAAAGGCTTAAACACCTAGGTTGATCCTATGTGTGAAATACTATTTAAAATGGCTCAAGAAAGTTCCTCTTCTTCCAAGGCTCCTTTGTTTAATGATACTAATTATGATTTTGGAAAGTAATAATGAAAACTTATTTAATTTCCTTGGGTGTGGATGTTTGGACTATTGTTGTCAATGGATACACTATCCCACAAAGTATACCTACTGATTCTGATGGTAAGAGAGAATATGAAAATGATGCTAATGCCAAGCATGGTATCTTATGTGGATTGTCTAAAGATGTAGTTGTTAAAATAATGCATTTTAGTTCCTAGAAACAAGTTTGGGACAAACCTAACAACATTTACCATGGTAATGATAAAGTAAAACAAGCTAAGATTCAAACTCTTAGGGCTAAGTTTGAAGGAATGAAGATGCATGATGAAGAAAAGGTTGCAGATTATTTCGttagagttgatgaatctatcaatGCAATTAGAGGATTAGTAGAAGACATAGAAGATAAGGATATAGTCCAAAAGGTGATGAGGGCTCTTCCCTCTAAATATGATTCTAAGTTATCAGCCATAGAGGAACTTAAGGAGTTGAATACATTGACTATGAATGATCTTCATGGGATACTCATTGCTTATGAAATGAGAGCTTGTAGTGATGAAACTATTCATAAGGAGAGTGCTTTTAAAGttgagaagaagaataaagaaactCAAAAAGGGGTTAGGAAAATACAAGGGCAAACTACTTTTAAATGCTTTAATTATGGTAAGCTTGGTCACTTTTCTGCAAATTGTCCTTTGGATGATAGTGACAAAGAAAATTTAGAATCTTTCTCTAAGCAGAGAACCTTAAATATAAAGAAAAAGTTTCCCCTCAAGCTTAAGAAAAGTTTATATGCTAAAGGTGATGTGACTGATAGTAATGCAGAAGAGTCAATGGATGATGAATCTGAATTTTTGTTTATGACTACTGAATGTCTTGCAGGAAATCAGGGTCTTAATGATGTTGTGTTGTCAGATGTTGAAGGATAAAGTGAAGTTGACTTAGAAGGTGAGATAATTTATGCTCTTAAAGAAGTCAAAAAAGTTAAAAAAGGAACTTTGTTTACAAGAGAATCAAGCTGCAACTTTCGTAAATAAACTTAAGTCTCTTGAAATACTAGCAACCAATTTAACAAGAAAAATTGATGAGCAAAAAAGAATTGCAGATGAGACAAATGAAAACTTAGCAAGTAAAAATGAATCTTGTAAAAAACTGGAAGCAAAGATAATAGTTTTAAAAAGAAAACTTGAAAGATATGATAAAATAAGATTAGAAGATATCTTGAGTACACAGAGGAAAGACAACAACATATCTGGTATAGGGTTTGAAATTGGTCAAATTCTAAATAGCAACAACAAA is a genomic window of Cryptomeria japonica chromosome 7, Sugi_1.0, whole genome shotgun sequence containing:
- the LOC131856403 gene encoding uncharacterized protein LOC131856403 encodes the protein MKMHDEEKVADYFVRVDESINAIRGLVEDIEDKDIVQKVMRSLPSKYDSKLSAIEELKELNTLTMDDLHGILIAYEMRACSDETIHKESAFKVEKKNKETQKGVRKIQGQTTFKCFNYGKLGHFSANCPLDDSDKENLESFSKQRTLNIKKKFPLKLKKSLYAKGDVTDSNAEESMDDESEFLFMTTECLAGNQGLNDVVLSDVEG